A stretch of the Taeniopygia guttata chromosome 3, bTaeGut7.mat, whole genome shotgun sequence genome encodes the following:
- the SMLR1 gene encoding small leucine-rich protein 1 — translation MSIGYVLSVFVRELPGYVLFAWIFMPVALLLLLLIVYFRIKLREVDEEMAMAQDSRNAFLNHRGQWKKPRRSGQKENRYKNSRTFKGASRLRKQA, via the exons ATGAGCATAGGTTATGTATTGTCAGTGTTTGTGAGGGAGCTGCCTGGTTATGTTCTCTTTGCTTGGATCTTTATGCCCGTGGCTTTACTCCTGCTGCTCCTAATTGTCTACTTCAGGATCAAACTAAGAGAAG TTGATGAGGAAATGGCCATGGCACAAGATTCTAGGAATGCCTTTCTGAATCACCGTGGCCAGTGGAAGAAACCCAGGAGATCCGGACAAAAAGAGAACAGATACAAGAACTCAAGGACATTTAAGGGAGCTTCTCGTCTCAGGAAGCAAGCTTAA